From Pseudomonas sp. G.S.17, the proteins below share one genomic window:
- the cobT gene encoding nicotinate-nucleotide--dimethylbenzimidazole phosphoribosyltransferase translates to MSNSWWLNPAQAANVAVREEALARQQQLTKPTGSLGQLERVAVQLAGLQGQVKPRADVLWIAIFAGDHGVVAEGVSAYPQEVTGQMLHNFVTGGAAISVLAQQLAAQLDVVDLGTVAPLDLPGVRHLRIGAGTANFAKGPAMTQEQGLLALQAGRDSVLRAKAVGSELFVGGEMGIGNTASASAVACSLLECAAQLLVGPGTGLNAAGIAHKTQVIEAALVLHAEHAGDPLQSLFSLGGFEIAALVGAYLACAQEGIAVLVDGFICSVAALVAVRLNPSCREWLLFGHRGAEPGHRHLLETLQAEPLLDLGLRLGEGSGAALAVPLVRLACQLHNGMATFAEAAVADRPA, encoded by the coding sequence ATGAGTAATTCCTGGTGGCTCAATCCCGCACAGGCCGCCAACGTGGCGGTCCGCGAAGAAGCTCTGGCGCGTCAGCAGCAATTGACCAAGCCCACTGGCTCCCTCGGCCAGCTTGAGCGGGTTGCGGTACAGCTCGCCGGTTTGCAGGGGCAGGTCAAACCAAGGGCCGACGTGCTGTGGATCGCGATTTTCGCCGGAGATCACGGTGTGGTGGCCGAAGGTGTTTCGGCTTATCCCCAGGAAGTGACCGGGCAGATGCTGCACAACTTCGTCACCGGCGGCGCCGCTATCAGCGTGCTGGCACAGCAACTGGCCGCGCAACTGGATGTGGTGGATCTGGGCACCGTCGCGCCGCTGGATTTGCCGGGTGTACGCCATTTGCGGATCGGTGCGGGCACGGCCAACTTCGCCAAGGGCCCGGCGATGACTCAGGAACAGGGTTTACTGGCTTTACAGGCAGGACGTGACAGCGTGTTGCGTGCCAAGGCGGTGGGCAGCGAACTGTTCGTGGGCGGCGAAATGGGCATCGGCAACACGGCGTCGGCCAGTGCCGTGGCTTGCTCTTTGCTGGAATGTGCGGCACAGCTGTTGGTTGGTCCCGGTACCGGTCTGAACGCAGCAGGCATCGCCCATAAAACCCAAGTGATTGAAGCTGCGCTGGTGCTGCATGCCGAGCATGCGGGCGATCCGCTGCAAAGCCTGTTCAGTCTGGGCGGTTTTGAAATTGCCGCGCTGGTCGGCGCGTATCTGGCCTGCGCTCAGGAAGGCATCGCGGTGCTGGTCGATGGCTTTATCTGTAGCGTCGCCGCGTTGGTGGCGGTGCGCTTGAACCCCTCGTGCCGCGAATGGCTGCTGTTCGGCCATCGTGGTGCTGAGCCGGGGCATCGTCACCTGCTGGAAACCCTGCAAGCCGAACCGCTGCTGGATCTGGGCCTGCGCCTGGGCGAAGGCAGCGGCGCGGCGCTGGCGGTGCCACTGGTGCGTTTGGCCTGTCAACTGCACAACGGCATGGCGACTTTCGCTGAAGCCGCCGTGGCAGACCGCCCGGCATGA
- the cobU gene encoding bifunctional adenosylcobinamide kinase/adenosylcobinamide-phosphate guanylyltransferase — protein sequence MLQLILGGARSGKSRLAEKLASESRLDVIYIATSQPVDAELNQRVALHRQRRPEHWGLIEEPLELNRVLRENAAPNRCLLVDCLTLWLTNLLLLENPERLTLEREALLDCLALLPGEIIFVSNETGLGVVPLGELTRRYVDEAGLLHQALAERCQRVVLTVAGLPLTLKGSAL from the coding sequence ATGCTGCAACTGATCCTCGGCGGGGCGCGTTCCGGCAAGAGTCGTCTGGCGGAAAAACTTGCCAGCGAGTCGCGGCTGGACGTCATTTATATCGCCACCAGCCAACCGGTGGACGCCGAGCTCAACCAGCGTGTCGCGTTGCATCGCCAGCGCCGTCCGGAACACTGGGGGCTGATCGAAGAGCCGCTTGAACTGAACCGGGTGCTGCGGGAAAACGCCGCGCCGAACCGTTGCCTGCTGGTGGATTGCCTGACGTTGTGGCTGACCAATTTATTACTGCTGGAAAACCCCGAGCGCCTGACGCTGGAGCGCGAGGCGCTGCTCGATTGCCTGGCGCTGCTGCCGGGCGAAATCATTTTTGTCAGCAATGAAACCGGGTTGGGCGTCGTGCCCCTCGGTGAGTTGACCCGCCGCTATGTCGATGAAGCCGGCCTGTTGCATCAAGCCTTGGCCGAACGTTGCCAGCGCGTGGTGTTGACCGTTGCCGGCTTGCCACTGACGTTGAAAGGATCCGCATTATGA
- a CDS encoding cobyric acid synthase, which yields MTTLMVQGTTSDAGKSTLVTALCRWLTRQGVSVVPFKPQNMALNSAVTADGGEIGRAQAVQAQACGLQPHTDMNPVLLKPNSDTGAQVIIHGRAVTTMNAVAYHGYKEIAMRAVLESHQRLSEQYPVIVVEGAGSPAEINLRANDIANMGFAEAVDCPVLLIADINRGGVFAHLVGTLDLLSPSEQARVKGFIINRFRGDIALLQPGLDWLEARTGKPVVGVLPYVMDLHLEAEDGLDQRQTDKVEQVLNVVVPILPRISNHTDFDPLRLHPQVNLQFVGPGQAIPPADLIILPGSKSVRSDLTYLRANGWDSAIARHLRYGGKLLGICGGLQMLGEQLHDPLGLEGAAGSSPGLGLLAMSTVLEEHKQLRNVRGRLLLEDVEVSGYEIHAGVTTGAALENPAVQLDDHRCDGAQSADGQILGTYLHGLFETPEACSALLRWAGLENVQQVDYHALRERDIERLADLVEQHLDGALLRELCGLGCA from the coding sequence ATGACCACCTTGATGGTGCAAGGCACCACGTCGGACGCCGGCAAAAGCACTCTGGTGACAGCATTGTGCCGCTGGCTGACGCGTCAGGGCGTCAGCGTTGTGCCGTTCAAGCCGCAGAACATGGCCCTCAACAGTGCGGTCACGGCGGACGGCGGCGAGATCGGCCGCGCCCAGGCGGTGCAGGCCCAGGCGTGCGGCCTGCAACCGCACACTGACATGAATCCCGTGCTGCTCAAGCCCAACAGCGACACCGGCGCGCAAGTGATTATTCACGGCCGGGCCGTTACCACCATGAATGCGGTGGCCTATCACGGCTATAAAGAAATCGCGATGCGAGCGGTGCTGGAGTCCCATCAACGGCTGAGCGAGCAGTATCCGGTGATCGTCGTCGAAGGCGCCGGTTCACCAGCCGAGATCAACCTGCGCGCCAACGATATCGCCAACATGGGTTTCGCCGAAGCGGTGGATTGCCCGGTGCTGCTGATCGCCGATATCAATCGCGGCGGGGTGTTCGCGCATCTGGTCGGCACGCTGGACCTGTTGTCGCCTAGCGAGCAGGCGCGGGTCAAAGGCTTCATCATCAACCGTTTTCGCGGTGACATCGCCTTGCTGCAACCGGGGCTGGACTGGCTTGAAGCGCGCACCGGCAAACCGGTGGTCGGCGTGCTGCCGTATGTCATGGACCTGCATCTGGAGGCGGAAGACGGCCTCGATCAGCGCCAGACTGACAAGGTCGAACAGGTGCTGAACGTCGTGGTACCGATCCTGCCGCGCATCAGCAATCACACCGATTTCGACCCGCTGCGCCTGCATCCGCAAGTCAATTTGCAGTTCGTCGGGCCCGGTCAGGCCATTCCACCAGCCGACTTGATCATCCTGCCCGGCTCGAAAAGCGTGCGCAGCGACCTGACTTATCTGCGCGCCAATGGCTGGGACAGCGCCATTGCCCGGCATTTGCGCTACGGCGGCAAGCTGCTGGGCATTTGCGGCGGCTTGCAGATGCTCGGCGAGCAACTCCACGACCCGCTGGGGCTGGAAGGCGCGGCCGGTTCAAGTCCCGGCTTGGGTTTGCTGGCCATGAGCACCGTGCTTGAAGAACACAAACAGCTGCGCAATGTGCGTGGCCGACTGTTGCTGGAAGATGTCGAGGTCAGCGGCTATGAAATTCATGCGGGTGTGACCACCGGCGCGGCGCTGGAAAATCCAGCGGTGCAACTGGATGACCATCGTTGCGACGGCGCACAAAGCGCCGACGGGCAAATCCTCGGTACTTATCTGCACGGCCTGTTTGAAACACCTGAGGCTTGCAGTGCGCTGTTGCGCTGGGCGGGACTGGAAAACGTGCAGCAGGTGGATTATCACGCCCTGCGCGAGCGGGACATCGAGCGGCTGGCGGATCTGGTCGAGCAGCATCTGGATGGCGCGTTGTTGCGCGAGTTATGTGGTTTGGGATGTGCCTGA
- a CDS encoding adenosylcobinamide-GDP ribazoletransferase, translating into MLPFWIALQFLSSLPIRLPGMPQPQELGRSLLFYPLVGGLFGVLLLALNALLDGAPLMLHAALLLTAWVLLSGGLHLDGLADSADAWLGGFGDRERTLTIMKDPRSGPIAVVTLVLVLLLKFSALMALIENHQPLGLLLAPLIGRAAMLGLFLGTPYVRAGGLGQALADHLPRKAGQQVLLVSALVCVLIAGVSGLLALLSVLVGFFWLRHLMLQRLGGSTGDTAGAMLELLEVAVLLAVVV; encoded by the coding sequence ATGTTGCCGTTCTGGATAGCCCTGCAATTTCTCAGCAGTCTGCCGATTCGCCTGCCCGGCATGCCGCAACCGCAGGAACTGGGCCGCTCGTTGCTGTTCTATCCGCTGGTCGGTGGGCTGTTCGGCGTGCTGTTGCTGGCGTTGAATGCACTGCTCGACGGCGCACCGCTGATGCTTCATGCGGCGTTGCTGCTGACCGCCTGGGTGTTGCTCAGCGGTGGCCTGCATCTGGACGGTCTGGCCGACAGCGCCGACGCCTGGCTTGGCGGCTTTGGTGATCGCGAGCGCACGCTGACCATCATGAAAGACCCGCGCAGCGGACCGATTGCGGTGGTGACGCTGGTGCTGGTGTTGCTGCTCAAGTTCAGCGCGCTCATGGCGTTGATCGAAAATCATCAGCCGCTGGGTTTGCTGCTCGCGCCGTTGATTGGCCGCGCGGCGATGCTGGGTTTGTTCCTTGGCACACCTTATGTGCGCGCCGGTGGCCTGGGCCAGGCCTTGGCCGATCACTTGCCGCGCAAAGCCGGTCAGCAGGTCTTGCTGGTCAGCGCATTGGTGTGTGTGTTGATCGCGGGAGTCTCCGGATTGCTGGCGCTGCTTAGCGTTTTAGTCGGCTTCTTCTGGCTGCGGCATTTGATGCTGCAGCGACTGGGCGGCAGCACCGGCGATACCGCGGGTGCGATGCTGGAGTTGCTGGAAGTGGCGGTGTTGCTGGCGGTGGTGGTTTAA
- the cobC gene encoding alpha-ribazole phosphatase family protein codes for MTLHLDLLRHGETELGGGMRGSLDDALTDIGWTQMRAAVVEGGPWDRIVSSPLQRCARFAEELAEQLALPLSREPALQELHFGDWEGRSAAQLMETDAEGLGLFWADPYSFTPPNGEPVLAFSTRVLAAVQRLHEKYRGERVLLISHGGVMRLLLAQARGLPREQLLQVQVGHGALLAITVAAGGLLTEG; via the coding sequence ATGACCTTGCACCTGGACCTGCTGCGCCACGGCGAAACCGAACTCGGCGGCGGCATGCGCGGCAGCCTTGATGATGCCTTGACCGATATCGGCTGGACGCAGATGCGCGCGGCGGTGGTCGAAGGCGGTCCATGGGACCGGATCGTCAGCTCGCCTTTGCAACGCTGCGCGCGTTTCGCCGAAGAACTGGCCGAACAACTGGCGCTGCCATTGAGCCGGGAACCGGCGCTGCAGGAACTGCATTTCGGCGATTGGGAAGGGCGCAGCGCCGCACAGCTCATGGAAACCGATGCCGAAGGGCTGGGATTGTTCTGGGCTGATCCCTACAGCTTTACGCCGCCCAATGGCGAGCCGGTGCTTGCGTTCTCGACGCGGGTCTTGGCCGCAGTGCAGCGCTTGCATGAGAAGTATCGCGGCGAACGCGTGCTGCTGATCAGTCACGGCGGGGTCATGCGTTTGTTGCTCGCTCAAGCGCGGGGTTTGCCTCGGGAACAACTGCTGCAAGTTCAGGTTGGGCATGGCGCGCTGCTGGCGATTACGGTCGCGGCGGGCGGTTTGCTCACGGAGGGTTGA
- the cobD gene encoding threonine-phosphate decarboxylase CobD, with product MLEHGGRLRAAARDYGIAESEWLDLSTGIAPWAWPIAPITPQAWARLPETDDGLEQAACAYYGAPQVLPVPGSQAAIQALPRLRGAGKVGVLSPCYAEHAQAWRSAGFLVREVLEHEVDYFLDSFTVLVVVNPNNPTGLNLTPEQLLKWHARLAERGGWLVVDEAFMDNTPGLSLAAETWRTGLIVLRSFGKFFGLAGARLGFVLAEPHLLKLLAKDIGPWAVSGPTREIGAACLRDTEGHYQQRQRTDQASQRLVQLLTRHDLTPHGSCALFQWLVTPRASALYEFCARRGILLRLFLDEGPHHSSLRFGLPSDEADWQRLDSALGEFNQENS from the coding sequence ATGCTTGAACACGGTGGGCGACTGCGTGCTGCTGCGCGCGACTACGGCATTGCCGAAAGTGAGTGGCTGGATCTTTCCACGGGCATTGCGCCCTGGGCCTGGCCGATAGCGCCGATTACGCCGCAAGCCTGGGCGCGACTGCCGGAAACCGACGACGGCCTGGAACAAGCCGCCTGCGCTTATTACGGCGCTCCCCAAGTGTTGCCGGTGCCGGGTTCCCAGGCGGCGATTCAAGCCCTGCCGCGTTTGCGCGGTGCCGGTAAGGTCGGCGTGTTGTCGCCCTGTTATGCCGAGCATGCCCAGGCCTGGCGCAGCGCCGGCTTCCTGGTCCGGGAAGTGCTGGAACATGAAGTTGATTATTTTCTCGACAGCTTCACGGTGCTGGTGGTGGTCAACCCTAACAATCCCACCGGCCTGAACCTGACGCCTGAGCAATTGCTCAAGTGGCATGCACGGCTGGCGGAGCGGGGCGGCTGGCTGGTGGTGGATGAAGCTTTCATGGACAACACACCGGGCCTGAGCCTTGCCGCTGAAACCTGGCGCACCGGGTTGATCGTCTTGCGCTCGTTTGGCAAGTTTTTCGGTCTGGCCGGGGCGCGGTTGGGTTTTGTGCTGGCTGAACCGCATCTGCTCAAATTACTGGCCAAAGATATCGGACCCTGGGCAGTCAGCGGACCGACCCGGGAAATCGGCGCGGCTTGCTTGAGAGACACCGAAGGCCATTACCAGCAACGCCAGCGCACCGATCAGGCCAGTCAGCGTCTGGTGCAATTGCTGACGCGACACGACCTAACGCCACACGGCAGCTGCGCGTTGTTTCAATGGCTGGTCACGCCCCGTGCGTCAGCGTTGTATGAGTTCTGCGCCCGGCGCGGCATCCTGCTGCGCCTGTTTCTCGATGAAGGCCCGCATCACAGCAGCCTGCGCTTCGGCCTGCCCAGCGATGAAGCGGATTGGCAGCGCCTCGACAGCGCCCTTGGCGAATTCAATCAGGAAAATTCATGA